The Candidatus Eremiobacterota bacterium genome has a segment encoding these proteins:
- a CDS encoding tetratricopeptide repeat protein, with the protein MKKIIGILVIFAFILSLTSAAFAEKAIEKDDQAAADKPAVKKKEIKTAPRSDARAYYDRGYDFFKKKQFGEALKCFNAAIDMNKAYVKAYTFRGFTHFLLENYGQALSDLNKAIEMNPDNATALFYRGQAYFYLGHSKKAIQDYDRVLAKQPENSTVLIMRAIACYRLGDSNGAIKAASNTISYAPKAAEAYLLRGITYLKKKSYDSALKDFAWAVEMRPDIVIYNVINYIGQARSGKDVTSDMKAYYDKVKEKGWPAQALGLILGEITPKDFKDMAMETAKTKRDKSIREDQAYFFIAQYYFLKNNDTEAEEYLAKAQGDKGPFFLIQGLIKEDLEQMRGK; encoded by the coding sequence ATGAAAAAGATCATCGGGATTCTTGTGATATTTGCCTTCATTCTGTCCCTTACCTCAGCGGCTTTTGCTGAAAAGGCCATCGAGAAGGACGATCAAGCGGCGGCCGACAAGCCGGCAGTGAAGAAAAAGGAGATCAAAACTGCGCCCAGGTCAGACGCAAGAGCCTATTATGACAGAGGGTACGACTTCTTCAAGAAGAAGCAGTTCGGCGAAGCCCTTAAATGCTTTAACGCGGCAATAGATATGAACAAGGCCTATGTCAAGGCTTATACTTTCAGAGGCTTTACCCATTTTCTGCTGGAAAATTACGGCCAGGCCCTCAGCGACCTCAACAAGGCCATAGAGATGAACCCCGATAACGCCACGGCGCTCTTCTACAGGGGACAGGCGTATTTCTACCTCGGGCACTCTAAAAAAGCCATTCAGGATTACGACAGAGTCCTGGCCAAGCAGCCCGAGAACTCGACAGTCCTGATCATGAGGGCCATTGCCTGCTACAGGCTCGGCGACAGCAACGGCGCAATCAAGGCGGCGAGCAACACGATATCTTACGCGCCCAAGGCCGCTGAAGCCTACCTGCTCAGGGGCATCACCTACCTCAAGAAAAAGAGCTATGACTCCGCGCTCAAGGACTTCGCCTGGGCCGTCGAGATGAGGCCTGACATCGTGATTTACAACGTAATCAATTATATCGGGCAGGCCCGTTCAGGAAAAGATGTCACTTCCGACATGAAAGCTTACTATGACAAGGTGAAGGAAAAGGGGTGGCCCGCCCAGGCACTCGGACTTATCCTTGGCGAGATTACCCCCAAGGATTTCAAGGATATGGCAATGGAAACCGCAAAGACCAAGCGTGACAAGTCCATCCGCGAGGACCAGGCATATTTCTTCATCGCCCAGTATTACTTCCTCAAGAACAATGATACCGAGGCCGAGGAATACCTCGCCAAAGCCCAGGGAGACAAAGGACCGTTCTTCCTGATCCAGGGGCTTATCAAGGAAGATCTCGAGCAGATGAGAGGCAAGTAA
- the rnhA gene encoding ribonuclease HI, with protein sequence MVGNQRKKVIIYTDGACLGNPGPGGWSAILTYGAVEKVLSGGERQTTNNRMELKAIIEAFKALKEPCTVEIVSDSRYIVDAFQKSWLSQWQARGWHKADKSPVKNQDLWEELLCLTGSHEVLFTHVRGHSGHRYNERCDKLAQDAARALEESGEKKSDEINGITV encoded by the coding sequence ATGGTAGGAAATCAGCGCAAAAAAGTCATCATTTACACTGACGGCGCCTGTCTGGGCAACCCGGGGCCGGGGGGCTGGTCTGCCATCCTCACCTACGGTGCCGTTGAGAAGGTACTCTCGGGAGGCGAAAGACAGACCACCAACAACAGGATGGAGCTGAAGGCCATCATCGAGGCCTTCAAGGCGTTAAAGGAGCCCTGCACTGTCGAGATAGTCTCTGACTCCCGCTATATTGTCGATGCCTTCCAGAAAAGCTGGCTCTCGCAATGGCAGGCCAGGGGCTGGCACAAGGCGGACAAATCACCGGTCAAGAACCAGGACCTCTGGGAAGAGCTTCTCTGCCTCACAGGAAGCCATGAAGTCCTCTTCACTCATGTGCGGGGCCATTCAGGCCACCGATACAATGAGAGGTGCGACAAGCTCGCGCAAGATGCGGCAAGAGCTCTGGAGGAGAGTGGCGAAAAAAAATCAGATGAAATCAATGGCATCACCGTATGA
- a CDS encoding prenyltransferase/squalene oxidase repeat-containing protein translates to MNTALRAKVPLLMAALLLLGMVRVQGAYGASPGDPSLPLVERIDRSLGKATRFIVSRQSEDGAWRSDTYGCFKGGPELTPYVLSSLFFLPQGGREAGTAYQKGVAYLMNMVKSDGTIETGPGGLMFPVHTSAMASRVVVLAGRDKAHLMGQAAWLAYLRARRLSGDLGWTPKDSEFGGWGFSLVLPKKPAPGGSRPPFVESNLSATLFGLAALRSARVPESDPIYGEILTFVKRCQNFSDPGEESDEAFDDGGFFFIPADEGQNKAGVAGLDCHGRKRFNSYGSMTADGLRALIRCGLSKDAPRVVAARKWLEWNFSASRNPGRFTAEREELRNSYYYYYLWAAAHAFQALEVKEIATKYGRVRWPEALAEEIMNRQRADGSWISRFTDAKEDDPLVAAPWAASALAICRSMMTGAQGTLFPRQ, encoded by the coding sequence ATGAACACCGCACTCAGGGCGAAAGTGCCTCTTTTGATGGCAGCCCTTCTTCTCCTTGGCATGGTGAGGGTTCAAGGGGCATACGGAGCGTCTCCCGGCGATCCCTCACTTCCGCTTGTGGAGAGAATTGACCGATCCCTGGGGAAGGCCACCCGTTTTATCGTCTCCAGGCAGAGCGAGGACGGGGCGTGGCGATCTGATACCTATGGCTGCTTCAAGGGAGGGCCTGAGCTCACTCCTTACGTGCTCTCGAGCCTTTTCTTTCTTCCCCAGGGAGGCAGGGAGGCAGGGACTGCCTATCAGAAAGGCGTGGCTTACCTGATGAACATGGTAAAAAGCGACGGTACGATCGAAACAGGCCCCGGCGGTCTGATGTTCCCGGTCCATACGTCAGCAATGGCAAGCCGTGTTGTGGTGCTGGCAGGCAGGGATAAGGCCCATCTCATGGGGCAGGCTGCATGGCTTGCCTATCTCAGGGCACGCAGGCTCTCGGGGGACCTGGGATGGACGCCCAAGGACAGTGAATTCGGGGGCTGGGGCTTTTCCCTGGTGCTCCCGAAAAAGCCCGCACCGGGAGGGTCCCGCCCTCCCTTCGTGGAGTCCAACCTCTCGGCCACCCTGTTCGGCCTTGCCGCCCTGCGCTCTGCCAGGGTGCCGGAGAGCGATCCCATCTACGGCGAAATTCTGACCTTTGTGAAGCGCTGCCAGAATTTTTCTGACCCCGGGGAGGAGAGCGATGAAGCCTTTGATGATGGCGGGTTTTTCTTTATCCCTGCCGATGAGGGGCAAAACAAGGCCGGCGTGGCGGGCCTTGACTGTCACGGAAGGAAGCGCTTCAATTCATACGGCTCCATGACGGCCGACGGACTCAGGGCTCTCATAAGGTGCGGCCTCTCAAAAGATGCGCCCCGCGTGGTGGCGGCAAGGAAATGGCTCGAATGGAATTTCTCCGCATCGAGAAACCCCGGCCGTTTCACCGCGGAGCGCGAGGAGCTCCGCAATTCCTATTATTACTATTACCTCTGGGCAGCGGCCCATGCCTTCCAGGCCCTGGAAGTAAAGGAGATTGCCACGAAATACGGCAGGGTGCGCTGGCCTGAAGCGCTAGCAGAGGAGATCATGAACCGGCAGAGAGCCGACGGGTCATGGATCAGCCGCTTTACCGATGCCAAGGAGGATGATCCCCTCGTGGCGGCACCCTGGGCCGCGTCGGCACTTGCCATCTGCCGGTCAATGATGACCGGCGCTCAGGGGACCTTGTTTCCACGGCAATAA